A region of Halosolutus amylolyticus DNA encodes the following proteins:
- a CDS encoding MBL fold metallo-hydrolase, which translates to MTDRDPVIERVPGTDDVYQVDGRMFHQAGQLAVYVLDTPEPAVIDTGTADTTPAEVLAALDDLGIDSEDVAHLVPTHVHLDHAGGTGELAAACPNATVHCHERGIDFLTDPDLLETLKRGVEKAIGMPEPYGDPDLVPADRARPLGDGDAIDLGDRSLSVHDAPGHAPHQAAFFDGTTGVLFTADAAGMLFDGAVYPTTQPPSFDLEDAVATVERLQGLDPAVNCYPHFGVATAAMARLETYERMLPEWVAAVEGAADAVDDPDDPIAIANELRSEWGSVGLEGDVAGVLQYLEES; encoded by the coding sequence GTGACCGATCGTGACCCCGTCATCGAACGCGTCCCCGGGACCGACGACGTCTACCAGGTGGACGGCCGCATGTTCCACCAGGCCGGTCAGCTCGCCGTCTACGTACTCGACACGCCGGAGCCGGCGGTGATCGACACCGGGACGGCAGACACTACGCCGGCCGAAGTGCTCGCCGCGCTGGACGACCTCGGCATCGATAGTGAGGACGTCGCGCACCTCGTCCCGACGCACGTCCACCTCGATCACGCGGGCGGAACGGGCGAACTGGCGGCCGCGTGTCCGAACGCGACGGTCCACTGCCACGAGCGAGGGATCGACTTCCTCACCGACCCGGACCTGCTCGAGACGCTGAAACGCGGCGTCGAGAAGGCTATCGGCATGCCCGAACCCTACGGCGACCCGGACCTCGTCCCCGCCGATCGGGCCCGGCCGCTCGGCGACGGCGACGCGATCGACCTCGGCGATCGATCGCTCTCGGTCCACGACGCACCAGGGCATGCGCCGCACCAGGCCGCGTTCTTCGACGGGACGACGGGGGTGCTGTTCACCGCCGATGCGGCGGGTATGCTGTTCGACGGGGCGGTCTACCCGACGACGCAACCGCCCAGTTTCGACCTCGAGGACGCCGTCGCGACCGTCGAGCGACTGCAGGGCCTCGACCCCGCGGTCAACTGCTACCCGCATTTCGGGGTCGCCACCGCCGCGATGGCTCGCCTCGAGACCTACGAGCGTATGCTCCCGGAGTGGGTCGCGGCAGTCGAGGGGGCCGCCGACGCCGTCGACGATCCGGACGACCCGATCGCGATTGCCAACGAACTCCGATCGGAGTGGGGCAGTGTGGGGCTCGAGGGCGACGTGGCGGGCGTGTTGCAGTACCTGGAAGAGTCGTAA
- a CDS encoding LLM class flavin-dependent oxidoreductase produces MSGIDADVGVILPQYGTDIGTVRDVAIEAESLGYDAVWLEDHFQSWIGDPRRGAHECWTTLAAIAEATDRVRVGTLVTSQSYRQPALLAKMATTVDRVSDGRLDLGLGAGWYADEYERFGYEFRDPPAKRIRRLAETIEILRGLWTNETYSHEGEYLDVDLVDAFCEPRPVQDPHPPIWVGGGGEEFTLRYTAELADGWNYGTLDPEGFAEKLDVLGGYCDAKRFEEIDKSAELFVFVGETTDAAAEKRERFRAEYLPGEPTEPREFFLSGYVESAPTGTPAEVRDRLGEYVDVGIETFMLAIPGATAEGDESLSLLADELLE; encoded by the coding sequence ATGAGCGGAATCGACGCCGACGTCGGCGTTATTCTCCCCCAGTACGGCACCGATATCGGAACGGTCCGCGACGTCGCGATCGAGGCGGAGTCGCTCGGCTACGACGCGGTGTGGCTCGAGGACCACTTCCAGTCGTGGATCGGCGACCCCCGTCGCGGCGCACACGAGTGCTGGACGACCCTCGCCGCGATCGCCGAGGCGACCGATCGGGTCCGCGTCGGCACGCTGGTCACCAGCCAGTCGTACCGACAGCCCGCGCTGCTGGCCAAGATGGCGACGACGGTCGATCGCGTCAGCGACGGGCGACTCGACCTCGGTCTCGGCGCGGGGTGGTACGCCGACGAGTACGAGCGCTTCGGGTACGAGTTCCGGGACCCCCCGGCGAAGCGCATCCGGCGCCTCGCCGAGACGATCGAGATCCTGCGGGGACTGTGGACGAACGAGACGTACAGCCACGAGGGCGAGTACCTCGACGTCGACCTCGTGGACGCGTTCTGCGAGCCCCGACCGGTGCAGGACCCGCACCCGCCGATCTGGGTGGGCGGCGGCGGGGAGGAGTTCACCCTCCGGTACACCGCCGAACTGGCCGACGGCTGGAACTACGGCACCCTCGACCCCGAGGGATTCGCGGAGAAACTCGACGTACTGGGCGGCTACTGCGACGCGAAGCGGTTCGAAGAAATCGACAAGTCCGCCGAACTGTTCGTCTTCGTCGGCGAGACGACCGACGCGGCCGCGGAGAAACGGGAGCGGTTCAGGGCCGAGTACCTGCCCGGCGAACCGACCGAACCCCGCGAATTCTTCCTCTCGGGCTACGTCGAATCGGCGCCGACGGGGACGCCGGCGGAAGTGCGCGATCGGCTCGGCGAGTACGTCGATGTCGGGATCGAGACGTTCATGCTCGCGATCCCCGGTGCGACGGCCGAGGGCGACGAGAGCCTGTCGCTGCTGGCCGACGAACTGCTCGAGTAA
- a CDS encoding tRNA-binding protein: protein MVENPFDVEIRVGEVLEAESFPEANKPKMTKLWIDLGDEHGEIQSAAQLDHHYDPADLEGRQVLCATSLGSVRIAGFKSEALTVGVPDEDEYPVLVEPEADVPLGGLLF from the coding sequence ATGGTCGAGAATCCGTTCGACGTCGAGATCCGCGTGGGCGAAGTGCTCGAGGCCGAGTCGTTCCCGGAGGCGAACAAGCCGAAGATGACGAAGCTCTGGATCGACCTGGGCGACGAACACGGCGAGATCCAGTCCGCCGCCCAGCTGGATCACCACTACGACCCCGCGGACCTCGAGGGTCGACAGGTGCTGTGCGCGACGTCCCTCGGCTCGGTCCGGATCGCCGGCTTCAAATCCGAGGCGCTGACCGTCGGCGTCCCCGACGAAGACGAGTATCCGGTCCTCGTCGAACCCGAGGCGGACGTGCCGCTCGGCGGCCTCCTGTTCTGA
- a CDS encoding LolA family protein — translation MNRRRLLAVGAIVSLAGCSTTVERSVDSNPDPEDVIRDAIETRKGVDSIAGRRTVTAESAETDGGEMKRTERIYERPPANQRLEVLDATNAVVSPGTVTVTTRPITWEYDPTENEAIKRHHPHRVFADRVRLVLEDVLEECCLTYEGTDTVAGRETHVIEVAPPADADVERSIDILVGDTRYVIPLEEVPQEELDDAEVIRTIYITEEERYPIKERNVVTTGETELHSLTAAFEEVTIDGDLDDEVFTYDPPADADVSVTGLEPEGIYDSPATAETVAPYDLPDPDLPEPYELDRVTVVETDARTTTTLWYLDPEWPEREIYVSVRDEPRFNEDVLERVEVNDHEGFYRDGRVESVFWNCGGLSYEVSSPDVAEPVVEIAETIDCD, via the coding sequence ATGAACCGCCGACGGCTGCTCGCGGTCGGTGCGATAGTATCGCTCGCCGGCTGTTCGACCACGGTCGAGCGGAGCGTCGACTCAAATCCGGACCCCGAAGACGTGATTCGCGACGCGATCGAGACGCGCAAGGGCGTCGACTCGATCGCCGGCCGCCGGACCGTCACCGCCGAGTCCGCCGAGACCGACGGCGGCGAGATGAAGCGGACCGAACGCATCTACGAGCGACCGCCGGCGAACCAGCGCCTCGAAGTGCTGGACGCGACGAACGCCGTAGTCTCGCCGGGAACGGTCACGGTGACGACCCGACCGATCACGTGGGAGTACGACCCGACCGAGAACGAAGCCATCAAACGCCACCATCCACACCGGGTGTTCGCCGATCGGGTGCGACTCGTCCTCGAGGACGTCCTCGAGGAGTGCTGTCTCACGTACGAGGGAACCGACACCGTCGCCGGACGAGAGACCCACGTGATCGAGGTCGCGCCGCCCGCGGACGCCGACGTCGAGCGATCGATCGACATCCTCGTCGGGGATACGAGATACGTCATCCCGCTGGAGGAGGTACCACAGGAGGAACTCGACGACGCCGAGGTGATCCGGACGATCTACATCACCGAGGAGGAGCGGTACCCGATCAAGGAACGGAACGTGGTTACGACCGGGGAGACCGAACTCCACAGCCTGACCGCCGCCTTCGAGGAGGTAACGATCGACGGGGACCTCGACGACGAGGTGTTCACGTACGATCCGCCGGCCGACGCCGACGTCTCGGTGACCGGACTCGAGCCGGAAGGAATCTACGACTCGCCAGCGACCGCCGAGACCGTCGCCCCGTACGACCTCCCCGACCCCGACCTCCCCGAGCCGTACGAACTCGATCGGGTCACGGTGGTCGAGACGGACGCGCGCACGACGACGACGCTGTGGTATCTCGACCCGGAGTGGCCCGAACGGGAGATCTACGTGAGCGTCCGGGACGAGCCACGGTTCAACGAGGACGTCCTCGAACGCGTCGAGGTCAACGATCACGAGGGGTTCTATCGCGACGGCCGTGTCGAGAGCGTCTTCTGGAACTGCGGCGGCCTGAGTTACGAGGTCTCGAGCCCGGACGTCGCCGAACCGGTCGTCGAAATCGCGGAAACGATCGACTGCGACTGA
- a CDS encoding APC family permease has product MSGESAVRDEGTNIDGDTPLVESTVETDEATITDESELERTLGLSGGLAIGIGTMIGAGIFVFPGLAAGNAGPAAAGSFAIGAVVALLVALPTSELATAMPRSGGGYYYISRGLGTLAGTVVGLSLWFGLVFATAFYLVGFGYYAVDTLAELGIAVGDRLVIPIAVLFGAGFTVLNVTGTENAAKLQNGIVALLLSILIAFLGYGGLDAIGLIGESAAPEQFAPLGALPVVTTAALVFTSYLGFAQVATVAGEMKEPGRNLPLAMVGSVLVVGVLYVVTIFVATSAFGSETLAGFGETAMVEVGRHYLGSIGAFAIVFGGLLATMSSANASVLSTSRAIYAVSRDALLPRGASRINLRYGTPHVALGMAGGPILVLTATGRVELLAEVASFLHLLMYGLICVALIALRRDEPEWYDPDFRVPGYPVVPALGAIASFALIAFMQPASRYVGIGIVIATAGWYAYYARDVDLKGAL; this is encoded by the coding sequence ATGAGCGGCGAGTCGGCAGTGCGGGACGAGGGGACGAACATCGACGGCGATACGCCCCTCGTCGAATCGACCGTCGAGACGGACGAGGCGACGATCACTGACGAGTCGGAACTGGAACGGACGCTCGGCCTCTCGGGCGGACTCGCGATCGGAATCGGGACGATGATCGGGGCGGGGATCTTCGTCTTCCCCGGGCTGGCGGCGGGCAACGCGGGTCCGGCCGCGGCCGGTTCGTTCGCGATCGGCGCGGTCGTCGCCCTGCTGGTCGCGTTGCCGACCTCCGAACTCGCGACGGCGATGCCGAGAAGCGGGGGCGGCTACTACTACATCTCCCGGGGCCTGGGGACGCTCGCCGGGACCGTCGTCGGCCTCTCGCTGTGGTTCGGACTGGTGTTCGCGACGGCCTTCTACCTCGTCGGCTTCGGCTACTACGCCGTCGACACGCTCGCCGAACTCGGGATCGCGGTCGGCGATCGACTGGTCATCCCGATCGCGGTCCTGTTCGGTGCGGGCTTTACCGTCCTGAACGTCACGGGGACGGAGAACGCGGCGAAACTCCAGAACGGGATCGTCGCGCTGTTGCTGTCGATCCTGATCGCGTTCCTCGGGTACGGCGGGCTCGACGCGATCGGGCTGATCGGCGAGTCGGCAGCGCCGGAGCAGTTCGCGCCCCTCGGTGCGCTGCCCGTGGTCACGACGGCCGCGCTCGTGTTCACCTCGTACCTCGGCTTCGCGCAGGTGGCGACCGTCGCGGGGGAGATGAAAGAGCCCGGCCGGAACCTGCCGCTGGCGATGGTCGGCTCCGTGCTCGTCGTCGGCGTCCTCTACGTGGTCACGATCTTCGTCGCGACGAGCGCGTTCGGGAGCGAGACGCTCGCCGGGTTCGGCGAGACGGCGATGGTCGAGGTCGGACGCCACTACCTCGGTTCGATCGGGGCGTTCGCGATCGTCTTCGGCGGGTTGCTCGCGACGATGTCCAGCGCCAACGCGTCGGTCCTCAGCACGTCGCGCGCCATCTACGCCGTCTCGCGGGACGCCCTGTTGCCGCGGGGCGCGAGCCGGATCAACCTCCGCTATGGCACCCCGCACGTCGCGCTGGGGATGGCCGGGGGCCCGATCCTCGTGCTGACTGCGACCGGGCGCGTCGAGTTGCTCGCGGAGGTCGCCTCGTTCCTGCACCTGCTCATGTACGGGCTGATCTGCGTCGCGTTGATCGCGCTGCGCCGGGACGAGCCGGAGTGGTACGATCCCGACTTTCGGGTGCCCGGCTACCCCGTCGTGCCGGCCCTCGGCGCGATCGCCAGCTTCGCGCTGATCGCGTTCATGCAACCCGCGTCGCGGTACGTCGGGATCGGAATCGTGATCGCGACCGCCGGGTGGTACGCCTACTACGCCCGGGACGTCGACCTGAAGGGGGCACTATGA
- a CDS encoding universal stress protein yields the protein MTRILVPLAILEGESISAGLASLLEPMNVTVLGYHVLPEQTPPDQARVQYEERAIDALEDLATEVGADDGTADYRLVFTHDREQTIDRVAAETGADVYAITGATGPVDRLLVALTGDVAVERIVSFVADLVGDREIGATLFLATDDEEGGRELLEMAATPLADRGIDVRTDLAIDEPPFEALIDAAADHDAVVMGERAPSLRSLVFGEEADRVAAGSVGPVLVVRRQEEGAEETADRPSEAAPDRPARDGES from the coding sequence ATGACACGGATACTCGTTCCACTGGCGATACTGGAGGGTGAATCGATCTCGGCCGGGCTAGCGTCGCTGCTCGAGCCGATGAACGTGACCGTGCTGGGCTACCACGTCCTGCCCGAGCAGACGCCGCCGGACCAGGCCCGAGTACAGTACGAGGAGCGCGCCATCGACGCCCTCGAGGACCTCGCGACGGAAGTCGGGGCGGACGACGGGACCGCCGACTATCGCCTCGTGTTCACCCACGATCGGGAACAGACGATCGATCGGGTCGCCGCGGAGACGGGAGCGGACGTCTACGCGATTACGGGCGCGACCGGTCCCGTAGACCGACTCCTCGTGGCGCTGACGGGGGACGTCGCCGTCGAGCGGATCGTCTCGTTCGTCGCGGACCTGGTCGGCGACCGAGAGATCGGTGCGACGCTCTTCCTCGCGACCGACGACGAGGAGGGCGGTCGGGAACTCCTCGAGATGGCCGCGACGCCGCTTGCCGATCGCGGGATCGACGTCCGGACCGACCTCGCGATCGACGAACCACCGTTCGAGGCGCTCATCGACGCCGCGGCCGACCACGACGCCGTCGTGATGGGCGAACGGGCCCCGTCACTCCGATCGCTCGTCTTCGGCGAGGAAGCCGACCGCGTCGCCGCCGGCTCCGTCGGCCCGGTGCTCGTCGTTCGACGGCAGGAAGAGGGCGCCGAGGAGACCGCCGATCGGCCGTCCGAGGCCGCGCCCGATCGGCCGGCACGCGACGGCGAATCGTGA
- a CDS encoding universal stress protein gives MARPRDHRVLVPIDVLGGESVPQTVVDAFASVPVVLLGYREIPDQTGTDQAREQYEDRARAELDELVTVFEDAGCLDVTSRLVFTHDRLKTFERVAVEAECDAVLLLNPAPVLESVLVAVRGDVNLEYIARFLGALVDGTDLTVTYFHVVSDEADRDRGTDLLDDAVDALADTGVDRGRIDTSLVVDGSPTGEILDAAADHDLLVVGESRPSIRRFIFRDRAETLARDTVDPVLVIRGEYLEQDDGADG, from the coding sequence ATGGCTCGCCCCCGTGACCACCGTGTGCTCGTCCCGATCGACGTCCTGGGCGGCGAAAGCGTACCCCAGACGGTCGTCGACGCGTTCGCGTCGGTTCCGGTCGTCCTGCTCGGCTACCGGGAGATTCCGGACCAGACCGGGACGGACCAGGCACGCGAGCAGTACGAGGACCGTGCCCGCGCCGAACTCGACGAACTCGTGACCGTCTTCGAAGACGCCGGCTGTCTCGACGTCACGTCCCGACTCGTCTTCACCCACGATCGCCTCAAGACGTTCGAACGCGTCGCCGTCGAGGCCGAGTGCGACGCGGTCTTGCTTCTCAATCCCGCACCAGTGCTCGAATCGGTGCTCGTCGCCGTCCGCGGCGACGTCAACCTGGAGTACATCGCCCGATTCCTCGGGGCACTGGTGGACGGCACCGACCTCACGGTGACGTACTTTCACGTCGTCTCCGACGAAGCCGATCGGGACCGTGGCACCGATCTCCTCGACGATGCGGTCGACGCGCTCGCCGATACCGGCGTCGACCGCGGCCGGATCGACACCTCGCTCGTCGTCGACGGCTCGCCGACCGGGGAGATCCTCGACGCCGCGGCCGACCACGACCTGCTCGTCGTCGGCGAGAGCCGTCCCTCTATCCGTCGGTTCATCTTCCGCGATCGGGCGGAGACGCTGGCCAGGGACACGGTCGATCCAGTGCTCGTGATCCGCGGAGAGTACCTCGAGCAGGACGACGGAGCGGACGGGTGA
- the mutS gene encoding DNA mismatch repair protein MutS: MTEATGIVGEFLSLKEGTDADVLAMQCGDFYEFFAEDAEIVADELDLKVSQKSSHGSSYPMAGVPIDDLTPYLKALVERGYRVAVADQYETESGHAREIVRVVTPGTLLETTDTDAQYLAAVVDAERLSSNGRGRGRSDEAGYGLAFADVTTGRFLVAEADDADAALTELYRFDPVEVLPGPAVRSADDLLTEIRERVDATLTLHETEAFAPKRAAHATREQFGRETVDRLSVGEATIAAAGAILSYVEETGAGVLASMTRIQGHHGDDHVTLDATTQRNLELTETMQGDSDGSLFATIDHTETSAGRRLLKEWLCRPRRSLETLERRQASVAALSSAALARDELQETLGAAADLERLASKATHGSADARDLQSVGETLAVLPAIAEIIASTPGLADSPLSEIVDQPDREVADELRATIEEAIVDDPPSTVTQGELFQRGYDDDLDAVIERHEDVREWLDGLAEREKRQHGLSHVTVDRNKTDGYYIQVGKSAADGVPDHYEEIKTLKNSKRFTTDELEDKEREILRLEERRGDLEYDLFEELRETVADRAELLQDVGRTLATIDVLASLATHAAENHWVEPDLHRGDRLEIEQGRHPVVEQTTEFVPNDVRLGPAATAASRERASGRTDQDRGFLVVTGPNMSGKSTYMRQVAAIVLLAQIGSFVPAKDAEIGLVDGIFTRVGALDELAQGRSTFMVEMSELSNILHAATEDSLVILDEVGRGTATYDGISIAWAATEYLHNEVQAKTLFATHYHELTGLAEKLPRVANVHVAADERDGDVTFLRTVRDGPTDRSYGIHVADLAGVPDPVVDRARDVLDRLREEKAIEAKGGGSNEPVQTVFDVSSGQFRGPANADGGEPSETRRSAEDRRSSGSERPADEPGDAIDPETAAVLEDIESIDVNTTPPVELIAKVQEWQEHLED, from the coding sequence ATGACCGAGGCGACGGGAATCGTCGGCGAGTTTCTCTCCCTCAAAGAGGGGACCGACGCCGACGTGCTGGCGATGCAGTGTGGCGACTTCTACGAGTTCTTCGCGGAGGACGCCGAGATCGTCGCCGACGAACTGGACCTGAAAGTCTCGCAGAAGTCCTCGCACGGATCCTCGTACCCGATGGCGGGCGTGCCGATCGACGACCTCACGCCGTACCTCAAGGCGCTCGTCGAACGCGGCTACCGGGTGGCCGTCGCCGACCAGTACGAGACCGAGAGCGGCCACGCACGCGAGATCGTCCGCGTCGTCACGCCCGGCACGCTGCTGGAGACGACCGACACCGACGCCCAGTACCTCGCGGCCGTCGTCGACGCCGAGCGCCTGTCGTCGAACGGCCGCGGCCGTGGTCGATCGGACGAGGCTGGCTACGGCCTCGCGTTCGCGGACGTGACGACCGGGCGCTTCCTCGTCGCCGAGGCCGACGACGCCGACGCGGCGCTGACGGAACTGTACCGGTTCGATCCCGTCGAAGTGCTACCGGGTCCCGCGGTCCGATCGGCCGACGACCTCCTCACCGAGATCCGCGAACGGGTCGACGCGACGCTGACGCTCCACGAGACGGAGGCCTTCGCACCCAAGCGGGCCGCCCACGCGACCCGCGAGCAGTTCGGCCGCGAGACCGTCGATCGGCTGTCCGTCGGCGAGGCGACGATCGCGGCCGCCGGCGCGATCCTTTCCTACGTCGAGGAGACCGGCGCGGGGGTGCTGGCCTCGATGACGCGCATCCAGGGCCACCACGGCGACGATCACGTGACGCTGGACGCGACGACACAGCGCAACCTCGAACTGACCGAGACCATGCAGGGTGACAGCGACGGCTCGCTGTTCGCGACGATCGACCACACCGAGACCAGCGCGGGGCGGCGGCTCCTGAAGGAGTGGCTCTGTCGGCCCCGCCGCTCGCTCGAGACCCTCGAACGGCGCCAGGCGTCGGTGGCGGCACTCTCGTCGGCGGCACTGGCCCGCGACGAACTGCAGGAGACCCTCGGCGCGGCCGCCGACCTCGAACGGCTGGCCTCGAAGGCCACCCACGGGAGCGCCGACGCGCGGGACCTGCAGTCGGTCGGCGAGACGCTGGCCGTACTCCCCGCGATCGCCGAGATCATCGCGTCGACGCCGGGGCTGGCCGACTCGCCGCTCTCGGAAATCGTCGATCAGCCCGACCGGGAGGTCGCCGACGAGTTGCGGGCGACGATCGAGGAGGCGATCGTCGACGATCCGCCGTCGACGGTGACCCAGGGCGAACTCTTCCAGCGGGGGTACGACGACGATCTCGACGCGGTGATCGAGCGCCACGAGGACGTCCGGGAGTGGCTCGACGGCCTCGCCGAACGCGAGAAGCGCCAGCACGGCCTCTCGCACGTGACCGTCGATCGGAACAAGACCGACGGTTACTACATCCAGGTGGGCAAGTCCGCCGCGGACGGCGTCCCGGACCACTACGAGGAGATCAAGACGCTGAAGAACTCGAAGCGGTTCACGACCGACGAACTCGAGGACAAAGAGCGGGAGATCCTCCGCCTGGAGGAGCGCCGCGGCGACCTCGAGTACGACCTCTTCGAGGAGCTCCGCGAGACGGTCGCCGATCGCGCCGAACTCCTGCAGGACGTCGGACGGACGCTCGCGACGATCGACGTGCTCGCGAGCCTCGCGACCCACGCGGCCGAGAACCACTGGGTCGAACCCGACCTGCACCGGGGCGATCGGCTCGAAATCGAACAGGGGCGCCACCCGGTCGTCGAGCAGACGACGGAGTTCGTCCCGAACGACGTGCGCCTGGGGCCGGCGGCTACGGCCGCCAGCCGAGAACGTGCCAGCGGGCGCACAGACCAGGACCGCGGCTTCCTGGTCGTAACGGGGCCCAACATGTCCGGGAAGTCGACTTACATGCGCCAGGTCGCTGCGATCGTTCTGCTGGCCCAGATCGGCAGTTTCGTCCCCGCGAAAGACGCCGAGATCGGGCTGGTCGACGGCATCTTCACCCGCGTCGGCGCGCTGGACGAACTCGCGCAGGGCCGATCGACGTTCATGGTCGAGATGAGCGAACTCTCGAACATCCTCCACGCCGCGACCGAAGACTCGCTCGTGATTCTCGACGAAGTCGGCCGCGGGACCGCGACCTACGACGGCATCTCGATCGCCTGGGCCGCGACGGAGTACCTGCACAACGAAGTGCAGGCGAAGACGCTCTTTGCCACGCACTACCACGAGTTGACCGGACTGGCGGAGAAACTCCCCCGCGTCGCGAACGTCCACGTCGCGGCGGACGAACGCGACGGCGACGTCACCTTCCTGCGAACCGTCCGGGACGGCCCGACCGATCGCTCCTACGGGATCCACGTCGCCGATCTCGCGGGCGTCCCCGACCCCGTCGTCGACCGCGCCCGGGACGTGCTCGATCGACTGCGCGAGGAGAAGGCGATCGAGGCCAAGGGCGGCGGTTCGAACGAACCCGTCCAGACGGTGTTCGACGTCTCGAGCGGCCAGTTCCGCGGGCCGGCCAACGCCGACGGCGGTGAGCCGAGTGAAACGAGGCGATCGGCGGAAGACCGTCGGTCTTCCGGAAGCGAGCGACCCGCCGACGAACCCGGTGACGCGATCGACCCCGAAACTGCGGCCGTGCTCGAGGACATCGAGTCGATCGACGTCAACACGACGCCGCCGGTCGAGCTGATCGCGAAAGTCCAGGAGTGGCAAGAGCACCTGGAGGACTGA